The Verrucomicrobiia bacterium genome includes a window with the following:
- a CDS encoding protein-disulfide reductase DsbD domain-containing protein, translating into AQAEPVRSAHTEAELVSEVTSIQPGTPFWAGLHLKMEPRWHTYWRNPGDSGLPTQIKWNLPEGFEAGALQWPQPEKVDLPPLAVYAYENEVLLPVQITPPASLTPGQDIELKAKATWLACEEVCIPGQAELSLHLPVKAEVPAPDPAKATVFAETRARFPLRESEWRAEAFTGKKQFVLRITSPNAYLLSGLSFFPYDEKLIDHAAPQTARKIESGYELILKRGNLFTGKLDALEGILVSKEGWRGAGSETSLEIKAPVTPRDFPESAGGAPMKLGAALVFAFLGGLILNLMPCVFPVLSIKILNFVEQASEQKIKPGLHGIAFTAGVLVSFWLLAGALIFFRAAGHEIGWGFQLQSPVFVGFLAVLFLILSLSLFGFFEIGLSLTGLGGFLTGKSGLGNSFFGGVLATVIATPCTAPFMGAALGFALTQPPAVSLAVFTLLGLGMAFPYLLLSFFPRLLAFVPRPGPWMSGLKKFMGVLLLATAAWLGWIFFLQSGAHVTTPGHGGKIAWETYSDERLASLRASGTPVFVDFTAAWCLTCKVNEKIALDQDRVKKKFEELKIVPLKADWTSRDERIARALAGYGRSSIPLYVLYGPGHSEPVLLPEIITADLVVQAVDKVFKAAIDAEKKPKEAL; encoded by the coding sequence CCGCGCAGGCGGAACCGGTGCGTTCGGCTCATACCGAGGCCGAGCTGGTTTCTGAAGTCACTTCCATTCAGCCGGGTACGCCCTTCTGGGCCGGCCTGCATTTGAAGATGGAACCGCGCTGGCACACTTACTGGCGAAATCCCGGGGATTCCGGACTGCCGACGCAGATCAAATGGAATCTGCCCGAAGGCTTCGAGGCCGGCGCCCTTCAATGGCCGCAGCCTGAAAAGGTGGATTTGCCGCCGCTTGCCGTTTACGCGTATGAAAACGAAGTGCTGCTGCCGGTCCAGATCACGCCTCCCGCATCACTGACTCCCGGGCAGGACATCGAACTCAAGGCCAAAGCCACGTGGCTCGCCTGCGAAGAAGTGTGCATTCCCGGGCAGGCGGAATTGTCGCTGCATCTTCCCGTGAAAGCGGAAGTCCCGGCGCCGGACCCGGCAAAGGCTACCGTTTTCGCGGAAACCCGCGCCCGTTTCCCGCTGCGTGAATCGGAATGGCGGGCGGAAGCGTTCACGGGAAAAAAGCAATTCGTCCTCCGCATCACGTCCCCGAACGCATACCTGCTTTCCGGATTGTCTTTTTTCCCTTACGACGAAAAACTGATCGACCATGCCGCGCCTCAAACCGCGCGCAAAATCGAGTCGGGTTATGAGCTGATTCTGAAGCGCGGCAATCTTTTCACCGGCAAGCTGGACGCGCTGGAAGGCATTCTTGTTTCCAAAGAGGGCTGGCGCGGCGCCGGTTCGGAGACGTCGCTCGAAATCAAGGCCCCTGTCACGCCGCGGGATTTTCCGGAGTCCGCGGGCGGCGCTCCCATGAAATTGGGCGCGGCGCTCGTATTCGCGTTCCTGGGCGGGCTGATCCTGAATCTCATGCCCTGCGTTTTTCCCGTACTCTCGATCAAGATCCTGAATTTCGTGGAACAGGCTTCCGAGCAGAAAATCAAACCGGGCCTGCACGGGATCGCGTTCACGGCGGGAGTTCTGGTTTCTTTCTGGCTGTTGGCCGGCGCTTTGATATTTTTCAGGGCCGCGGGGCATGAGATCGGCTGGGGATTCCAGCTCCAGTCGCCGGTTTTCGTGGGATTCCTGGCTGTCCTTTTTTTGATTCTGTCGCTCAGCCTTTTCGGTTTTTTCGAAATCGGCCTTTCGCTCACGGGGCTTGGAGGTTTTTTGACGGGAAAGTCCGGCCTGGGCAACAGCTTTTTCGGCGGCGTGCTCGCCACCGTGATCGCGACGCCGTGCACCGCGCCGTTCATGGGAGCCGCGCTGGGCTTTGCGCTGACGCAGCCTCCGGCCGTGTCGCTGGCCGTCTTCACGCTGCTGGGGCTTGGCATGGCATTCCCGTATCTGCTGCTTTCCTTTTTCCCGCGCCTGCTCGCATTCGTGCCCAGGCCCGGGCCGTGGATGTCGGGGCTCAAAAAATTCATGGGCGTCCTTCTCCTGGCGACGGCCGCGTGGCTGGGCTGGATTTTTTTTCTGCAGTCGGGAGCGCATGTGACAACTCCGGGACACGGCGGGAAAATCGCGTGGGAAACTTATTCGGACGAGCGGCTTGCGTCGCTCCGCGCGAGCGGCACGCCGGTCTTTGTGGACTTTACCGCGGCGTGGTGCCTGACGTGCAAGGTCAACGAAAAGATCGCGCTGGACCAGGACCGTGTCAAAAAGAAATTCGAGGAACTGAAGATCGTGCCGTTGAAAGCCGATTGGACTTCCCGTGACGAACGCATCGCCCGCGCGCTGGCCGGGTATGGGAGAAGCAGCATCCCGCTTTATGTTTTGTACGGGCCCGGGCATAGCGAGCCCGTCCTTTTGCCCGAAATCATCACGGCGGACCTGGTCGTGCAGGCCGTCGACAAAGTTTTTAAGGCCGCCATAGACGCGGAA